One Octopus sinensis linkage group LG11, ASM634580v1, whole genome shotgun sequence genomic window carries:
- the LOC115217662 gene encoding ras-related protein Rab-7L1 gives MSETEILLKVLIIGDPNVGKTSFVQRYINNTFRGTYKWTIGVDFGLKLIQWSPTEAVKLQLWDIAGQERYTSMTRVYYKDAFGCVVMCDITQSQTFKSAALWKKDLDSKCTLSDNSPVPCILLANKDDLPIRSVSEKDLDAFCKEHNFLAWANISVKENHMIKESMKLTD, from the exons ATGTCTGAAACCGAAATACTTCTCAAAGTTCTCATAATTGGGGACCCGAATGTAGGCAAGACATCGTTTGTTCAGAGGTATATTAATAACACTTTCCGAGGGACATACAAGTGGACAATTGGTG ttGATTTTGGTTTGAAATTGATACAATGGAGCCCGACTGAAGCAGTCAAGCTGCAACTGTGGGATATTGCAG GACAGGAACGTTACACATCGATGACACGTGTGTACTACAAAGATGCGTTTGGTTGTGTTGTGATGTGTGACATAACACAGTCACAAACTTTCAAGAGTGCAGCACTATGGAAGAAAGATCTTGACTCAAAATGTACCTTATCTGACAACTCACCAGTGCCATGTATCTTATTGGCTAACAAG GATGACCTTCCCATCAGAAGTGTATCTGAAAAAGACTTGGATGCCTTTTGTAAAGAACATAATTTCTTGGCATGGGCCAATATATCGGTGAAAGAGAATCACATGATAAAAGAATCAATGAAGTTA acagat